One stretch of Pedobacter riviphilus DNA includes these proteins:
- a CDS encoding Arc family DNA binding domain-containing protein, protein MAEKDKKAFVLRISPALLKEVETWAADEFRSTNGQIEFLLTQAIKSRKKGKTKEE, encoded by the coding sequence ATGGCGGAGAAAGATAAAAAAGCTTTTGTATTAAGAATTAGCCCTGCTTTATTAAAAGAAGTAGAAACCTGGGCTGCCGATGAGTTTAGAAGTACGAACGGGCAGATTGAGTTTTTACTTACGCAGGCTATAAAATCGAGAAAAAAAGGAAAAACAAAAGAGGAATAA